In Nitrospirota bacterium, one DNA window encodes the following:
- the pheT gene encoding phenylalanine--tRNA ligase subunit beta, with product MLLPVEWLKDFIEIKEGIKEISDMLTMIGLEVEGEETSDGTAIFEVNITPNRPDCLSVIGIARELRAATGRTLKFPDYHVEDELEEDFQVTIDSPFCNRYTGRIIRGIRTGESPDWIKKRLELSGIRPVNNIVDITNYVLMELGHPLHAFDLDKLRGKTIRVNNAGKTLQFKTLDNTERTIHREGLLIWDAERPVAIAGIMGGLETEVSEETTNIFLESAYFKPESIRRTSRLLGLKTEASYRFERGTDVEGLSVALDRAAYLIKNLCEGVVSKKIDIYPAKLKKTEIRLRYRRISRVLGINILKRDVLNILELLGFSISSTSESDVLLTVPSYRVDIKDETDLIEEVGRHYGYEKIPEQIPLAPIGQVSPDSLVKRTEQKSRLNKIKTIVRTSGFNEAINFSFMNPRLLDILNISGTDERRKTVTLINPLRKENPSMRTFLLPSLVENLIHNLNQGIRDIKLFEVSRVFINKGEKLPCEKPVLGAIYLYQHGQKLWEDRVEVYYILKGIIEKAFQSNLISSCTFSVTTEPFLHPGKSADIYAGAKRAGYVGCLSPEIKNALDIKHIKSEIGVFELDLVSLVEHTGREITYTALPRFPYIQRDISLLVDSTIASEEILELVRSFPSELIEDSWLFDLYQGKNIPAGKRSLGFTIQYRAKDRTLTDDEVDRLHQEIITYIIKKTGGQLRSL from the coding sequence ATGCTTTTACCTGTTGAATGGTTAAAGGATTTTATTGAAATCAAAGAGGGCATCAAAGAGATCTCTGATATGCTTACAATGATAGGACTTGAAGTCGAGGGAGAAGAGACATCAGACGGCACTGCCATATTTGAGGTCAATATAACACCCAACAGACCTGATTGTCTGAGTGTTATCGGCATTGCCAGAGAACTGAGGGCGGCAACCGGAAGGACACTGAAATTTCCGGACTATCATGTAGAGGATGAACTCGAAGAAGATTTTCAGGTTACCATTGATTCTCCTTTCTGCAACCGCTACACAGGAAGGATAATAAGGGGCATCAGGACAGGGGAGTCTCCTGACTGGATAAAGAAGAGGCTTGAGCTCTCAGGCATACGCCCTGTAAATAATATAGTGGATATTACAAATTACGTCCTCATGGAACTCGGCCATCCCCTGCATGCCTTTGATCTTGACAAACTCCGTGGAAAGACCATCAGGGTCAATAACGCAGGAAAAACACTTCAGTTCAAAACTCTCGACAATACTGAAAGGACCATACATCGGGAAGGACTGCTGATCTGGGATGCTGAAAGGCCGGTTGCCATAGCAGGTATTATGGGTGGGCTGGAGACAGAGGTGTCTGAGGAGACCACAAATATTTTTCTTGAAAGTGCATACTTTAAACCTGAATCCATCAGACGGACATCAAGGCTGCTTGGATTAAAGACAGAGGCATCATACAGATTCGAAAGGGGTACTGACGTTGAAGGGCTCTCTGTTGCCCTGGACAGGGCTGCCTACCTTATAAAAAACCTTTGTGAAGGCGTTGTATCGAAAAAGATCGATATCTATCCGGCAAAACTGAAAAAGACGGAAATAAGGCTTCGATACAGGAGGATATCCCGGGTTTTAGGGATTAACATTCTCAAAAGGGATGTCCTGAATATCCTTGAGCTGCTCGGCTTCTCCATTAGTTCCACAAGTGAGAGCGACGTCCTGCTGACCGTTCCATCTTACCGGGTCGATATTAAGGATGAAACAGACCTCATAGAGGAAGTTGGAAGGCATTATGGGTATGAAAAGATACCGGAACAAATACCTCTGGCACCGATTGGACAGGTTTCTCCTGATTCCCTGGTTAAGCGGACTGAACAAAAAAGCAGACTAAACAAAATAAAAACAATCGTAAGGACATCAGGATTTAATGAGGCAATCAATTTCAGCTTTATGAACCCCCGATTGCTTGATATATTAAATATCTCCGGGACCGATGAGAGAAGAAAGACCGTGACCCTGATAAACCCCCTCAGGAAAGAAAACCCTTCCATGAGGACATTTCTTCTGCCTTCCCTTGTTGAAAATCTCATCCACAACCTGAATCAGGGAATCCGTGATATAAAGCTCTTTGAGGTCTCAAGGGTCTTCATAAACAAGGGAGAAAAACTGCCCTGTGAAAAACCCGTCCTTGGAGCAATCTATCTTTACCAGCACGGTCAGAAACTCTGGGAGGATAGAGTTGAAGTCTACTATATACTAAAGGGCATTATCGAGAAGGCCTTCCAGTCAAATCTGATCAGTTCCTGCACCTTTTCCGTAACAACAGAACCTTTTCTGCATCCAGGCAAGTCAGCGGATATTTATGCAGGAGCCAAAAGGGCCGGTTATGTGGGCTGCCTCTCACCCGAGATAAAAAATGCTCTTGACATCAAACATATAAAATCTGAAATAGGGGTATTTGAACTGGACCTCGTGAGTCTTGTTGAACACACCGGAAGAGAGATTACATACACTGCCCTACCCCGTTTTCCTTATATACAGCGGGACATATCACTCCTTGTCGACAGCACAATAGCCTCAGAAGAGATACTTGAACTTGTCAGGTCGTTCCCCTCTGAACTGATAGAGGACTCATGGCTCTTTGACCTCTACCAAGGGAAAAATATTCCAGCAGGGAAGAGGTCTCTCGGCTTTACCATCCAATACAGGGCAAAGGATAGAACTCTTACTGATGATGAAGTTGACCGCCTCCATCAGGAGATAATCACTTATATCATAAAAAAGACAGGGGGTCAGCTCAGGAGTTTATAG
- a CDS encoding heavy-metal-associated domain-containing protein, translating to MAEITLEIEGMTCQHCVMRVKKAIDGIDGVSSSDVSTGSARVVYDESKTDRDIIEKAVQDAGYKVRSVR from the coding sequence ATGGCTGAGATAACATTGGAGATTGAAGGCATGACTTGTCAACACTGTGTTATGAGGGTGAAGAAGGCGATTGACGGGATTGATGGTGTAAGCTCTTCGGATGTTTCCACCGGTTCTGCAAGAGTTGTTTATGATGAGTCGAAGACGGACAGGGATATCATAGAGAAGGCAGTGCAGGATGCAGGCTATAAAGTAAGGAGTGTGCGGTAA
- a CDS encoding PilZ domain-containing protein — translation MHSNPRPLVGGLGMMMALSVTCLLFVPFSNLRGFYAGIAMLAIVGFLDDFRELNHRWKFVAQIVASIFMIYFSNNIVLTLGDIFAIGPIEVNGILAVPLTIFFTVGVINAINMIDGLDGLAGGISLIAFIAFAVLAYINRQTELVLLSVALTGAVLGFLKYNWPPSKLFMGDAGSLALGFSLVFLSISISQKENSLVSPVVPMLVLAVPIVDTITVMIKRLLRGRSPFKADKYHLHHITMKYGYRKRTTVRIILLVSCMFAAIGIIGVTLDIPDYRLFLIFSAYFGLYFATSFFIRKLLILRLRFIRKRRRTGRKMWKVLIVLIKLKEALRAIKRTNRYSVKLPFSCSRINGEETFFGTVINIGTCGFSASLKDLILLREKLEVVIYLQEEEKEISFFVTVAVAWLSREDKGYLYGFKFINMDKSQARVLKDYLASLEKRNKKVPPFGKRG, via the coding sequence ATGCATAGCAATCCAAGGCCTCTGGTTGGTGGTCTGGGAATGATGATGGCCCTTTCCGTTACCTGTCTTTTGTTTGTTCCTTTCTCAAACCTTAGAGGATTTTATGCCGGGATAGCCATGCTTGCAATTGTCGGTTTTCTGGATGATTTCAGAGAACTGAATCACCGATGGAAATTTGTAGCACAGATAGTAGCATCAATTTTTATGATATATTTCAGCAATAATATTGTCCTGACATTAGGAGACATTTTTGCAATAGGTCCTATAGAGGTTAATGGCATTTTAGCTGTTCCCTTAACGATCTTTTTCACCGTGGGTGTTATTAATGCAATCAACATGATTGATGGACTGGATGGCCTTGCCGGGGGCATTTCTCTTATAGCATTTATTGCATTTGCCGTACTTGCATACATAAATAGACAGACGGAGCTGGTCTTATTGAGCGTTGCCCTAACCGGGGCTGTGCTTGGTTTTCTCAAATATAACTGGCCCCCGTCAAAGTTATTTATGGGGGATGCAGGAAGTCTTGCTCTTGGATTTTCCCTGGTTTTTCTTTCGATATCAATAAGTCAGAAGGAAAACAGCCTTGTCTCACCTGTCGTCCCTATGTTAGTTCTTGCTGTGCCTATTGTAGATACTATAACTGTTATGATAAAGCGGTTGTTGAGAGGCAGGAGCCCTTTCAAGGCTGATAAGTACCATCTGCACCATATTACCATGAAATACGGCTACAGGAAAAGGACTACCGTCAGGATCATCCTTTTGGTATCTTGCATGTTCGCTGCTATCGGTATTATCGGGGTAACACTGGATATACCCGACTACCGCTTGTTCCTAATATTCTCAGCTTATTTTGGTTTATATTTTGCCACATCATTCTTTATCAGAAAGCTCCTGATACTCCGGTTGAGGTTTATAAGAAAGAGGAGACGGACAGGCAGAAAGATGTGGAAGGTTTTGATAGTTTTAATTAAACTTAAGGAAGCCTTAAGGGCTATAAAGAGGACAAACAGATACAGTGTAAAACTGCCTTTTTCATGCTCCCGCATCAATGGGGAAGAGACTTTTTTCGGTACAGTAATAAATATCGGCACCTGTGGCTTTTCAGCCAGCCTGAAAGATTTAATTCTCTTGAGAGAGAAGCTGGAAGTGGTTATCTATTTGCAGGAAGAAGAAAAGGAAATCAGCTTTTTTGTAACTGTAGCAGTTGCGTGGCTTTCCAGGGAAGATAAAGGTTACTTGTACGGATTTAAGTTTATCAATATGGACAAGTCTCAGGCCAGGGTTTTAAAGGATTATCTGGCAAGCCTTGAGAAGAGAAATAAAAAAGTTCCCCCCTTTGGCAAAAGGGGATGA